In Saccopteryx leptura isolate mSacLep1 chromosome 12, mSacLep1_pri_phased_curated, whole genome shotgun sequence, a genomic segment contains:
- the FKBP14 gene encoding peptidyl-prolyl cis-trans isomerase FKBP14: MRSGVLSRFLQELFSCCSNMRLFLWNSMLTLLVTSLSGALIPEPEVKVEVLQKPFICHRKTKGGDLMLVHYEGYLEKDGSLFHSTHKHNNGQPIWFTLGILEALRGWDQGLKGMCVGEKRKLVIPPALGYGKEGKGKIPPESTLIFNIDLLEIRNGPRSHESFQEMDLNDDWKLSKHEVKVYLKKEFEKHGAVVNESHHDVLVEDIFDKEDEDKDGFISAREFTYKHDEL, encoded by the exons ATGAGGTCCGGGGTCCTTTCTCGGTTTTTGCAGGAACTTTTTTCCTGCTGCAGCAACATGAGGCTTTTCTTGTGGAACTCGATGCTGACTCTGTTAGTCACTTCTCTGAGTGGGGCTCTGATCCCTGAGCCAGAAGTGAAGGTCGAAGTGCTCCAGAAGCCCTTCATCTGCCATCGCAAGACCAAAGGGGGCGATTTGATGTTGGTCCACTATGAAGGCTACTTAGAAAAGGATGGCTCTTTATTTCACTCCAC TCACAAACATAACAACGGTCAGCCCATTTGGTTCACCCTGGGCATCCTGGAGGCGCTCAGAGGTTGGGACCAGGGCTTGAAGGGTATGTGTGTGGGCGAGAAGAGAAAGCTGGTCATTCCTCCTGCCTTGGGCTATGGAAAAGAAGGCAAAG GTAAAATACCTCCAGAGAGTACGCTGATATTTAACATTGATCTCCTGGAGATTCGAAATGGACCAAGGTCCCATGAATCCTTCCAAGAAATGGACCTTAATGATGACTGGAAACTCTCTAAACATGAG GTTAAAGTGTATCTAAAGAAGGAGTTTGAAAAGCATGGTGCAGTTGTGAATGAAAGTCATCATGATGTTTTGGTGGAGGACatttttgataaagaagatgaagACAAAGATGGATTTATATCTGCCAGAGAATTTACATATAAACATGACGAGTTATAG